Below is a window of Carassius gibelio isolate Cgi1373 ecotype wild population from Czech Republic chromosome B23, carGib1.2-hapl.c, whole genome shotgun sequence DNA.
ACAACAAGTCCTCCAACATTTGAATCATCAATTGCTTCAACAAACGGCAACTTGTCCTGCCCTGCCACTGCAGAACAGCATCCTGTGCCAAAACCCATCTCTTGCTCTCGGAGCACCTCCAGTCCTAGACCAGAAAGGCACAAGTCCAGTGTTGGATACTAGTCTACTGACTCTTCTTCAGAACCCTAACTTTGCAGCCATCTTGCAGGACCTCTTCCCTGGCCAGGGCAACTCTCCTCCTACTTTCCACCCAGCGTCTTCCCCGCAAATTGACCTTGGCTCTGCGTTCCTTCCTCCTCCACCTCTCTCGCAGCCCTACAGCTCTCCATTAGCCCCTCTGGTGCCTCCAGCCACCTTGCTCGTCCCCTATCCTGTTGTAATCCCACTTCCAGTGCCTCTTCCAATCCCAATGCCAATCCCAGTCCCGGTCTCCGCTTGCAAGGACTCCAAGGCAGAGGTAGATGTCCCTAAACCGGCTTGTACTTATAGCAAAAGCACCCAAACTTCACCTAGTGACATCTCCCCTCATTTTTCATTTACCAGCAAGGAAATGGCAGTAGTCCAACAGTCTCTTCACTCTTGCTCGTCCCCTGTAGTGACAGACGGAGAAGTGCTAGATTTATCCATAAGGACACCTCAACCTTCAATGTATATTGATGTGCCACAAGGGATCCAGCCGTTTCAGCAAGACAATGTCCTTGATTTGTCTATACCTAGTAAAAGAAAGACATGCATCCAGACTTGTAGCACATATGGTCCGTTGGCCCCGGAGCGGGAGAGGGTGTGCCACCTGGGGGACGATGTTAGCAGAGGGGCTTTGGCTCTTGGGGTTCTCCGGCCAGTAGACTGCACGCCGAAGCTAGACACCAAGCTGCTAAGTGGTTTAGCATCTCTAGAGTTCAGCAGACAGCACAAGTGGGTGGTAGATAGCGGTCACAGTCGGACAGTGGCAGGGGCGGTACATGACTCTGCGCTCACCGGAAGTGGAAATATCGAGATCGTCAGCACATCGCAGACAGCCAAAGTCATTGTGTCGGTCAAAGACGCCATGCCCGCCATCTTCTGCAGCAAGCTAAAAGGATTATCAGGCGTTTCTACAAAGAACTTTTCCATCAAACGTGATGCCAGTCAAGGGGGCTTTGCCGCACTTCCCAGGGTCCCAGGGGATCAGCGAGGAGAATCCAGTGACCCACTCAAAAAGATCTCTAAAAACAGAGGAATCAAACTGAAGAAAGTAAGCTCCCAGGAGATTCATATCCTGCCCATAAAGAAGCAGCGACTGGCTGCATTTCTGCCCAGAAAATAACACATGCTCTCTTGCTTTCAGAGTGAGAAGGGAAAACATGAGCAATGAAATGGCGACTGAGGTGTAGCTAGGTAAATAACTACTTTGAAAAAAGCCGGTCTGAGAAATTAAGCCTGGGTATGATGATGATAAATGCATTCCTGGCAGAAATAAAGCCTAAAGCTTGTTCTCCAAGCTGTTCAAATGATTTAGACTGATGCTGGCCGCTTCTGGTCTTACGGTTGGCATTTGATCCATTCATTATAAAGCAATCAGACGAAGTCGACAGGAAAATGCTCCAAGTATAAAAGAACCAATCTGAACTGCCTAAACTGCACTACTACTGAGATTGTTTTAGCATTAACGCCAGACTCGACTCCCTTCCTATGCATTTTGATTTCGGTCACACATCCTCATGAATGATTCATCACGCGTGATCTGCATTGTCATTAATATGCATGAAATCTGATTTGAAACCTGGCCAGCTGTCAGTGAGAAACGCGACGTGTAGCACTGACAAATTCTCGTCTGGCTAATATGCTGAATTCTTGCCCTCCTCTCGCTGTTTACACTTGGAGTGCAAGACGTTTCCCATTTTTGGTCCTAATGAACTGTAGAAGGGAACCGTGAACTTTTGCTTCCCTAATCACTGTATTAATCAGTGGGGCACTGGAGCGGAGCATCCTCTTTGAAGAACACGAGGGGTAAGCAGTTAGCATAGCAGCCTGATAATGACTTGGCAAAGCCCAGATCTCGGTTTCATTAAATCTGATGATTGGAGGAAATGGTTGTCAGTAGCAACAAAGCGTAGTTTTCATCAGCATCCCTTTGGGGGGTAAAAAGCCTCCCTTCCCCCCGCCCCAAaccaaattaaaactaaataatcaTTGGGGGTTTGTCCCTAACGACAGCAAATCTGAGTGAAATGGCttattaatgctgtttttatgaCCGTGCGTTCAactcaaagtaatttttttaggTTATAGCCAGCCAGCTGTGTGAACACACAAGTAGAGTTTCACTTGCAACAGTGTACAGATTTTAATGATCCTAATATACCTTCAGTGTTTTAGATGGCTAATTTACCGACAATGGATGTGAAGAGTACAAATTTATACATCTATCCCTCAGCAAGCATTAAGATCAGTTCTTTCTCGGGTAAGCCTGGTTTTCTTTATACATGTTACTTGTCACGTTGTGCAAAATTCATCGGTGTACGAtaatccttgttttttttttatctttgatgaAAATGAAGAACTTGGGTGATGTCAGCAAAGTTGCACAAGCAATTGGCTAATATTAAGGCTATTTAGTCAATGTTAAAGCTACTGTTGCTAAAAGATAATGCAGAATATTTAATGCCAAGTAACATTACAGGATAAAAGGTCATGGCAATAATGATAGAATTAGAAGTGTTACCATTTGAATATGTGGAGATGCTCGAGGGTGAACTTGACCTTCAGTCCCAGTCAAAACCCCTCTTCAAAAGTGTGTGATAGTGATTGTTACAACCCATTGCAAACGCCCCTTTAGGTCTAGCCTAATTCCCCTGCTTTTCatgattttcaaatacatttctcATGGATAAAATGAAGTGccactctttttaaaaaaattttttactttaaagcattcaaaaataatttgattgtGGATTATGAATGCTGCTTTATGGCacagaatcagtgtttttgttgcTTTCATGTGGCTGGTGGTTAGATTGATAGCATGAGGGCGTGTATTGAACCACAGGTTTCCACCCTCTCATTAACCTCTTGATCATCTCAGTTTAGTAATCATCTTATTAAAACTGTGCTACAGCTGACAGACTCCACATCACAAACTCAACACTGAATCAGACAAATTAGCCCCATAagtgcatacagtatataaaacccattttatttaagataaaaattgtgatttttcatGACTACTAAACACATTTCTCTCTCATTATTCTGTGTCTAGATGGTTATATATATAAGTGCCACTTGATTTACTGAGTTCACTCCTGTTGTTCAAATGGATATTTTGTATAAAGTTCACAAAATGGTCAAGAACATGCCAACAAGTCATATTgcatccaaaaaagaaaagatcTAAACGAAATTAGATTTTGCTTTAAGTAGATTAATAGAAACTCTTTTCTAAACCTATTTTGGAGGACCTTTTTTGGCTTTTTTTCATTACGATAGTTATCATAAAACCATTTTCCATCATAATAAGaaattatatgtatgtgtatatatatattacatttctcaATATCAGTTACTGTGTTTAGTTGATCACAaaatgactaatatatatattttttttaatttaaagcagcattaaaGTTAAAATACTGCCAAAATGTATAAATCctttacaattttaattgatccttttttgtgcatttataattACAAGAATTTGGATGGAAAATGGTGTTTATGATAAAttatatgcatgcaaaaaaattCAGATCGGACTGAATTATATTCATTttcttaaaattaataataataaataaaattcttaaataaatataatttattttagatcTTTTAATATTTGGGTGCATGTTCTTGGCCATTTTTGTGACTTTACCCAAAATATCCTTTATAACAACAGGAGTAAACTCAGTAAATACGATGTGATTCTATTTAAGGTGTTGTATTTCATACTTCATGCAAGTTCACCCCATCTGTAAGATCCTCTCCACAGTCAAACCAACACGAGTCTCATTTGGTCACACGTGAAGATTctgtgtaaaataatttattgtttttactaaGTCAGTACCAATATGATGCAGTGGCTCAGAAGAGACTTCATTCCACGTTCAGCAGAATCAAAATGAACTTCAAGACACCATCAGTGGTGTGCACAGAAAGATAGATAAAAGCAAGGCAGGATTTATTTGACATGTCAGTATGAAATGTGCCGTCTCGTGTTTGCGTGTTTGCTTATAGGAATTCTTTCAGAAGGAAAACCAGGAAGGCGTCTTTTATAGTTCACATTGAGCCAGGAAAGGTTTTCATGTAGAACTTTCCCAAACGATCAGCTTGACAGATTTCTTCCATTTTCAGAGTTGATTCAAGTATTGGGTTTTAGAGTTCACACCAAATACATCTGATGAACTGCTGTGCAaatttacttgttttctttttctttttcttttttaatgtcagCACTAAAGTGTGTTAGTCCTTAGTTTTTGTCTAGTTTTcctgtacaaatatctaaaccttCTTAAATCAAGATTTAATGACTTTGTTTAAAACAAGTTATCTGCCAATGGAGCAAGAGAAATAAACGTGTTCTTTTAAATAGGCTTATTTTTCTTAACTCTTTGGTTTTTGGTATAAGCAAAGTCTCACTAAATTTGGATAActttttcaaaacacaaattcaatGCATCTTATGTAAGAATGTAAGACTTCGTCAAAATTTCGCAGTTGTAAATCATTTTCCAGCATGTGATATTAGCATGCAGTATATTCTCACTTTTCTCAGATTTTCACAATAAACAGTTAGCATGAACACCTAGTTTAATGAATAAACAATAACCGTTTCTATGATATGAATTAATTTGTGTTGAGACGACCCTG
It encodes the following:
- the LOC128012063 gene encoding retinoic acid-induced protein 2-like, producing MEEPYKDPVAVDMANPQEEVCNGGSAATDAVGKLEGETTPIISPETWSVSTPSITKRSMSPMLTIQATPVVTPAAESPNGVALKVATTVLQPICLGESPVVLPILAGPAGPQVGQSGATSYLMTSQGPVSLPLVLEQQVLQHLNHQLLQQTATCPALPLQNSILCQNPSLALGAPPVLDQKGTSPVLDTSLLTLLQNPNFAAILQDLFPGQGNSPPTFHPASSPQIDLGSAFLPPPPLSQPYSSPLAPLVPPATLLVPYPVVIPLPVPLPIPMPIPVPVSACKDSKAEVDVPKPACTYSKSTQTSPSDISPHFSFTSKEMAVVQQSLHSCSSPVVTDGEVLDLSIRTPQPSMYIDVPQGIQPFQQDNVLDLSIPSKRKTCIQTCSTYGPLAPERERVCHLGDDVSRGALALGVLRPVDCTPKLDTKLLSGLASLEFSRQHKWVVDSGHSRTVAGAVHDSALTGSGNIEIVSTSQTAKVIVSVKDAMPAIFCSKLKGLSGVSTKNFSIKRDASQGGFAALPRVPGDQRGESSDPLKKISKNRGIKLKKVSSQEIHILPIKKQRLAAFLPRK